A genomic stretch from Marinobacter fonticola includes:
- a CDS encoding saccharopine dehydrogenase family protein — MNDKQFDIVVFGATSFVGQILCRYLLERYGVGREVTWAIAGRSEAKLVNLKTDLGQGAADLDIVIADASNEPSLKAMCQQTRVVISTVGPYALYGEPLVKTAVSEGIDYCDLTGEVQWINKMIQRYEAQAKITGARIVHCCGFDSIPSDMGVYFLQQQAKHQFGTACPTVKMRVKAAKGEFSGGTVASIMNVAKEAGSDPKLRKELANPYSLCPPDFRPTRRQHNVKSAEFDEDYGAWTAPFVMGAINTRIVHRSNALQGAAYGQEFGYDEAMLTGKGLKGRAAALGIAGAMGGFFVASAIKPSRWALEKFVLPKPGEGPSHKAQEQGFFDLRFVGMSPKGELIRAKVTGDRDPGYGSTGKMLGEAAMCLAFDIDKTERQPGGFWTPASLFGQKAIDRLIANAGLRFELLEIR; from the coding sequence ATGAACGACAAACAGTTCGATATTGTTGTCTTTGGAGCAACGAGCTTTGTAGGGCAGATTCTCTGCCGTTATCTGCTGGAGCGTTATGGCGTTGGCCGTGAAGTGACGTGGGCTATCGCGGGCCGTTCCGAGGCCAAACTGGTCAATCTCAAGACGGATCTGGGCCAAGGCGCAGCGGACCTCGATATCGTTATTGCCGACGCCAGCAACGAACCTTCCCTCAAGGCCATGTGCCAGCAGACCCGCGTGGTGATTTCCACGGTCGGACCTTACGCCCTATACGGCGAGCCGCTGGTCAAAACGGCCGTATCCGAGGGCATCGATTATTGCGACCTGACCGGCGAGGTGCAGTGGATCAACAAGATGATCCAGCGCTACGAGGCGCAAGCCAAAATTACCGGCGCCCGGATCGTCCATTGCTGCGGCTTTGACTCGATCCCTTCGGACATGGGCGTTTATTTTCTGCAGCAACAGGCCAAGCACCAGTTCGGTACCGCGTGTCCCACGGTGAAGATGCGAGTGAAGGCAGCAAAAGGGGAGTTCTCGGGCGGCACCGTGGCAAGCATTATGAACGTAGCCAAGGAGGCGGGCTCCGATCCGAAATTGCGTAAGGAACTGGCCAATCCGTATTCGCTATGTCCGCCGGATTTTCGTCCTACCCGCCGCCAGCACAACGTGAAGTCCGCCGAGTTCGACGAGGATTACGGCGCATGGACGGCGCCTTTCGTTATGGGGGCTATCAATACCCGTATCGTCCATCGGTCCAACGCACTGCAGGGTGCGGCCTACGGACAGGAATTCGGCTATGACGAGGCAATGCTGACCGGAAAAGGCCTGAAGGGCCGGGCAGCGGCGCTGGGAATCGCCGGCGCTATGGGCGGTTTCTTCGTTGCCAGTGCTATCAAGCCGAGCCGTTGGGCATTGGAGAAATTCGTGTTGCCCAAACCGGGCGAGGGCCCCAGCCACAAAGCCCAGGAACAGGGGTTCTTCGACCTGCGCTTCGTGGGCATGTCCCCCAAGGGCGAATTGATTCGCGCCAAAGTCACCGGTGACCGCGACCCCGGCTATGGCTCGACCGGTAAGATGCTGGGAGAAGCGGCCATGTGCCTGGCCTTCGACATCGACAAGACCGAGCGCCAGCCCGGCGGCTTCTGGACACCGGCTTCACTGTTCGGCCAAAAAGCCATCGATCGCCTCATTGCCAACGCCGGTCTGCGCTTCGAACTGCTGGAAATCCGCTGA
- the cydC gene encoding thiol reductant ABC exporter subunit CydC codes for MRELLPWLRLILQRKRRLAIGGGLILLTVLSAVGLLGLSGWFLTASAVTGVLLAQGINATLNIYTPGGGIRFFALSRAVARYVERVFNHDTVLRLLADLRVTLFTTLARQLPQERAQARASDRLSRLVQDVDALDNLYLRLLAPLGVALVISLMVSALALLVSVELALVLLGLFLALLVSITWGLARSNIRRTAHRVEALEAIRGRVIETLEGQAELRAAGLIGDCSARLMADDLAMMEPQLATERSVAWAQGLITWSLQGAMLVALVFGLAAVGSGTVSGPVTVLIAMALLGLGEVFINLPQAFADYGGTVASAHRLNNETRHEMPERTPIDDWPRPGALQWQDVSFGYGSPVVDRFTLRLAPGDQVGVIGVSGSGKSTLGDLAAGLVTPDSGELICHGHTWWPANGAGALRGIAYLTQRTHLFNGTLLDNLMMARGNVTAGEIWHALEVVQMARAVDRWPLGLMTWVGEAGRQLSGGEARRIALARTLLLKTPIVILDEPFTGLDRETAERISASLATELSGKTVLALAHDETALPHVHRVIRLG; via the coding sequence ATGCGTGAGCTTCTTCCCTGGTTACGGCTGATCCTGCAGCGTAAGCGGCGATTGGCTATAGGTGGCGGCCTGATTCTGCTGACGGTTTTATCGGCCGTGGGCCTGCTGGGACTGTCTGGCTGGTTCCTGACCGCGTCTGCGGTTACCGGCGTGCTCCTCGCCCAGGGCATCAATGCGACATTGAATATCTACACGCCCGGCGGCGGCATTCGCTTTTTCGCCTTGTCCCGCGCCGTTGCCCGCTATGTAGAGCGCGTTTTCAACCACGATACAGTGCTACGGCTCTTGGCCGACCTCCGGGTGACACTCTTCACCACCCTAGCCCGCCAACTGCCCCAGGAGCGTGCCCAAGCACGCGCGTCCGACCGGCTCAGCCGGCTGGTACAGGATGTCGACGCGCTGGATAACCTTTACCTGCGTCTGCTGGCCCCCCTCGGTGTCGCTCTCGTGATCTCGTTGATGGTGTCGGCATTGGCGTTGCTGGTCAGCGTTGAGTTGGCCCTCGTCCTACTAGGTCTCTTTCTCGCGTTGCTGGTGTCGATCACCTGGGGACTGGCCCGATCCAATATTCGCCGCACGGCTCACCGTGTGGAGGCGTTGGAGGCGATTCGCGGGCGCGTCATCGAGACACTGGAAGGCCAGGCCGAGCTACGTGCCGCTGGTCTGATAGGCGATTGCAGCGCCCGGCTCATGGCGGACGACCTGGCGATGATGGAACCTCAGCTCGCAACAGAGCGTTCGGTTGCGTGGGCCCAGGGGCTGATCACATGGAGCTTGCAGGGTGCGATGCTGGTCGCGCTGGTTTTCGGCTTGGCCGCGGTTGGCTCAGGGACGGTTAGTGGCCCGGTGACCGTGCTTATTGCGATGGCCCTGCTGGGTTTGGGAGAAGTGTTCATCAACCTGCCTCAGGCGTTTGCCGACTATGGCGGCACCGTCGCGTCCGCGCATCGCCTGAACAACGAAACGCGGCACGAAATGCCTGAGCGGACGCCAATCGACGATTGGCCGCGCCCCGGCGCATTGCAATGGCAAGACGTGAGTTTCGGCTACGGGTCACCGGTGGTTGATCGCTTCACCTTGCGGCTGGCACCCGGTGACCAAGTGGGGGTTATCGGTGTTTCGGGCAGCGGCAAATCGACCCTGGGCGATCTGGCTGCTGGCCTGGTGACACCGGATTCAGGCGAGCTGATCTGTCATGGCCATACCTGGTGGCCTGCCAATGGCGCAGGCGCCCTGCGAGGCATCGCCTACCTGACCCAACGCACGCACCTGTTCAACGGGACCTTGCTGGACAACTTGATGATGGCGCGTGGGAACGTCACCGCCGGCGAGATCTGGCACGCGCTGGAAGTGGTTCAGATGGCCAGGGCCGTGGATCGGTGGCCGCTGGGGTTGATGACCTGGGTGGGCGAGGCTGGCCGCCAGCTGTCGGGTGGCGAGGCAAGGCGCATTGCCCTGGCCCGCACCCTGCTACTGAAGACGCCAATCGTGATCCTCGATGAGCCGTTTACCGGCCTCGACCGAGAGACCGCCGAACGGATATCTGCTTCGTTGGCGACCGAACTCAGTGGCAAAACCGTACTTGCCCTAGCCCACGACGAAACCGCTCTGCCGCATGTACATCGCGTGATTCGCCTGGGCTAG
- the cydD gene encoding thiol reductant ABC exporter subunit CydD: MDSESESNPDPDRERRKRLRVWLKSLSRDAAPQVRLAVIGGVASAVAMIVQLGLTAWLVDRVVIHETALSDLAPVIAGIVIAILLRGGFQVVRDRSAAASSHRIRQRVRQDLISHWRKAGPVGLSDVSPATLASEWLEQVEALHGYFARFLPQMMLSVIVPILILLVVFPLDWIAAGFLFISAPLIPLFMSLVGMGAEKLNQQHFETLGRLSGHFLDRLRGLTTLQLLGQTRRATGDVRQATDQYRRINMKTLRVAFLSSAVLEFFASVAIAVIAIYIGFGLLGYINFGGAAELTLFTGLFILLLAPEFFQPLRLLSQHYHDRAAALGAAQCILDRLDTPLRTQPRPQGESRHNLDLGVQLHNVAFGFDHRPNLLEGVSLSVPHGQVVGIKGPSGCGKSTVLHLIGGFISPDSGDIALFGEAPGKQPFGWLGQSPFILQGSWADNLRLVAPNATDDQLREAMTKAGLLHVLEAREDGLEASISESGAGLSGGQGRRLALARVFLADYPLVLLDEPTAGLDVESEQQIIDTLKRLAEGRRTLIMASHHPALLAMADKVYTLEGGRLGDA, translated from the coding sequence ATGGATAGCGAAAGCGAGTCCAATCCCGACCCGGACCGGGAACGACGCAAGCGCCTTCGCGTGTGGCTTAAATCGCTGTCCCGGGATGCCGCCCCTCAAGTCCGCCTGGCAGTGATCGGCGGTGTCGCCAGCGCAGTCGCGATGATCGTTCAACTGGGCCTCACCGCTTGGCTGGTGGATCGTGTGGTGATCCACGAAACGGCGCTCTCCGATCTCGCGCCGGTTATTGCTGGCATCGTAATCGCTATCCTGCTGCGCGGCGGGTTTCAGGTCGTGCGCGATCGTTCGGCAGCCGCTTCCAGCCACCGTATTCGGCAGCGGGTCCGCCAGGATCTGATCAGCCATTGGCGCAAAGCTGGCCCGGTCGGTCTATCCGATGTGAGTCCGGCCACCCTGGCCAGCGAATGGCTCGAACAAGTGGAAGCGCTGCATGGCTATTTCGCCCGTTTCCTGCCGCAGATGATGCTGTCGGTGATCGTCCCGATTCTGATTCTGCTGGTGGTGTTCCCGCTGGACTGGATTGCCGCTGGATTTCTGTTTATATCTGCGCCGTTGATTCCACTCTTCATGTCTCTTGTGGGCATGGGCGCCGAGAAGCTTAACCAGCAGCACTTCGAGACGCTGGGCCGGCTCTCCGGGCATTTTCTCGATCGCTTGCGGGGCCTGACCACGTTACAGCTGCTCGGCCAGACGCGCCGGGCCACCGGCGACGTCCGCCAGGCCACCGATCAGTACCGGCGCATCAACATGAAAACCTTGCGTGTGGCCTTCCTGTCGTCGGCGGTGCTGGAGTTTTTCGCCTCGGTCGCGATTGCCGTTATCGCTATCTACATTGGCTTCGGTCTGCTGGGCTATATCAACTTCGGCGGCGCAGCGGAACTCACGCTGTTTACAGGGTTGTTCATCCTGTTGCTGGCCCCTGAATTCTTCCAGCCGTTGCGTTTGCTATCCCAGCACTATCATGACCGGGCTGCCGCCCTGGGTGCGGCGCAATGTATCCTTGACCGGCTGGATACACCCCTCCGCACGCAACCCCGGCCTCAAGGCGAGAGCAGGCATAATCTCGACTTGGGCGTTCAGCTTCACAACGTCGCGTTCGGGTTTGACCATCGTCCAAACTTATTGGAAGGCGTGTCCCTTTCCGTTCCCCATGGGCAGGTTGTGGGTATCAAAGGCCCGTCGGGGTGCGGCAAATCCACAGTACTTCACTTGATTGGCGGCTTTATCTCGCCCGACAGCGGCGATATCGCCCTCTTTGGCGAAGCGCCCGGTAAGCAACCATTCGGCTGGCTGGGCCAATCGCCATTTATCCTGCAGGGTAGCTGGGCCGATAACTTACGTCTGGTGGCGCCGAATGCCACGGATGACCAACTGCGCGAAGCCATGACCAAAGCTGGCCTGCTGCACGTCCTCGAGGCGCGCGAGGATGGCCTTGAGGCTTCGATCTCCGAATCCGGGGCAGGTCTCTCCGGCGGCCAGGGTCGCCGTCTCGCCCTGGCGCGGGTGTTTCTGGCGGACTATCCCCTGGTGCTGCTGGACGAGCCCACGGCCGGTCTGGATGTCGAGAGCGAACAACAGATCATCGATACCCTCAAACGGCTGGCAGAGGGTCGCCGTACCCTGATCATGGCGAGTCATCATCCAGCGCTGCTGGCCATGGCCGATAAGGTTTATACGCTTGAAGGCGGGAGGCTGGGCGATGCGTGA
- the cydB gene encoding cytochrome d ubiquinol oxidase subunit II, whose protein sequence is MQPFDLTLIWAVIIGFGVIMYVLMDGFDLGVGILFPFAPKEEARDVMMNSVAPVWDGNETWLVLGGAGLLAAFPLVYSILLPAMYIGVFLLLAGLIFRGVAFEFRFKANTSRYLWNWAFAGGSMVASFAQGAVAGAYVQGFETADMRYVGGALDWLTPFTVLTGFGLMAGYALLGSTWLILKTEGYIQDWAYKITRPLLLAVLVVFALVSVWTPFVDELVRDRWFSALKVIWIFPALALFCAWQIYKSVGKRQEGLPFVSTMGLFIFSYLGLLASRWPYVVPPNYTLYDAASAYESQLFLLLGLLFVIPIVLAYTAWTYWVFRGKVKAGAGYH, encoded by the coding sequence ATGCAACCATTCGATTTAACCCTAATCTGGGCTGTGATTATCGGCTTCGGCGTCATCATGTATGTGCTGATGGATGGCTTCGACCTGGGCGTGGGTATCCTTTTCCCCTTCGCCCCCAAGGAAGAAGCCCGTGATGTGATGATGAATTCCGTCGCGCCTGTATGGGATGGCAACGAAACCTGGCTGGTGCTGGGTGGCGCGGGGCTACTGGCGGCTTTTCCGCTGGTGTACTCGATCCTCCTGCCGGCAATGTATATCGGTGTATTTCTACTTTTGGCCGGGCTGATTTTCCGGGGTGTAGCGTTCGAGTTCCGCTTTAAGGCAAATACCTCACGCTATCTGTGGAACTGGGCCTTTGCGGGCGGATCAATGGTGGCTTCGTTCGCTCAGGGTGCTGTGGCGGGCGCCTATGTGCAGGGTTTCGAAACCGCCGATATGCGCTACGTGGGCGGCGCGCTTGATTGGCTGACGCCGTTCACCGTGTTGACGGGCTTCGGACTGATGGCAGGCTATGCGCTGCTGGGCAGTACCTGGCTAATCCTGAAGACCGAGGGTTATATCCAGGATTGGGCGTATAAGATCACCCGTCCGTTGCTGCTCGCGGTGCTGGTCGTGTTTGCGCTGGTTAGCGTCTGGACGCCGTTCGTGGACGAGCTCGTACGGGACCGCTGGTTTTCCGCCTTGAAAGTCATCTGGATCTTCCCCGCGCTGGCGCTGTTCTGTGCCTGGCAGATCTACAAGTCCGTGGGCAAACGCCAGGAAGGACTGCCCTTCGTTTCCACCATGGGCCTGTTCATCTTCAGTTACCTGGGCCTGCTGGCCAGCCGCTGGCCTTATGTGGTGCCGCCGAACTACACGCTGTACGACGCAGCCTCAGCCTACGAGTCGCAGCTGTTTCTCCTGCTGGGCCTGCTGTTCGTGATCCCCATCGTGCTGGCGTACACCGCCTGGACCTACTGGGTCTTCCGCGGCAAAGTGAAAGCCGGTGCCGGCTATCACTGA
- a CDS encoding cytochrome ubiquinol oxidase subunit I — protein MDLDPILLSRIQFAFVVSFHAIFPVFTIGLASYIAVLEGLAFRTNNPLWEKLSAFWTKVFAVVFGMGVVSGIVMSFQFGTNWSNFSRASANFLGPMLSYEVVTAFFLEAAFLGVLLFGRDKVPKGVHLMSAIMVATGTFISSFWILAANSWMHTPAGVELRDGIFHVLSWSEAIFNPSFPFRFAHMVVASFLTGSFVVAGVSAWYLLLGRAVEVNRKALSMCLWLILILAPTQAVIGDFHGLNTLEHQPTKVAAMEANWETQSNVPLLLFAIPDQENQTNHFEIGIPSLASLILTHEWDGVVPGLKEVSPEEQPPVGIVFWSFRVMVGMGMLMILTAITGLVLRRGGRIYTTRWYLQALRVMSIAPFLAVLTGWFVTETGRAPWLVYGVMNHAESVTPSLTGGMALFTLIGYIIVYALVFTAGVYYLFRVLQVGLEGDDAINEDHDRPMRPFSAAHVSFEYEPYPGIDRDMELTPAGLPPKGSSSSGSSGSTSSKKGGQ, from the coding sequence GTGGATCTAGATCCCATTCTCCTATCACGCATCCAATTCGCCTTTGTCGTCTCCTTTCACGCTATTTTTCCGGTGTTTACCATTGGTTTGGCCTCCTATATCGCCGTTCTCGAGGGGCTGGCCTTCCGCACGAACAACCCCCTTTGGGAGAAGCTGTCGGCCTTCTGGACTAAGGTCTTCGCCGTTGTTTTCGGGATGGGCGTGGTTTCCGGTATTGTCATGTCTTTCCAATTCGGGACGAACTGGAGCAATTTTTCCAGGGCCTCGGCCAACTTCCTCGGCCCCATGCTGAGCTATGAAGTGGTGACCGCCTTCTTCCTCGAGGCTGCGTTCCTTGGGGTATTGCTGTTCGGGCGCGACAAGGTCCCCAAGGGGGTGCACCTGATGTCGGCGATTATGGTGGCCACGGGGACATTCATCTCGTCATTCTGGATACTGGCGGCGAATAGCTGGATGCACACACCTGCCGGTGTAGAGCTGCGGGACGGCATATTCCATGTGCTGTCCTGGTCCGAGGCGATTTTCAATCCGTCCTTCCCTTTCCGTTTCGCTCACATGGTCGTCGCATCCTTCCTGACCGGTAGCTTCGTCGTGGCGGGGGTCAGCGCCTGGTACTTGCTGCTCGGCCGGGCGGTCGAGGTCAACCGGAAGGCGCTTTCCATGTGCCTTTGGCTGATCCTTATCCTGGCGCCCACCCAGGCGGTGATCGGCGATTTCCACGGCTTGAATACGCTAGAGCACCAGCCGACCAAGGTGGCTGCGATGGAAGCCAATTGGGAAACGCAGTCCAACGTGCCCCTGCTGCTGTTCGCGATTCCCGACCAGGAAAATCAGACCAATCACTTCGAGATCGGTATTCCCAGCTTGGCCAGCCTGATTCTGACCCATGAGTGGGACGGCGTCGTGCCCGGCCTCAAGGAAGTGTCTCCAGAGGAGCAGCCGCCGGTAGGCATCGTTTTCTGGAGTTTCCGTGTCATGGTGGGCATGGGCATGTTGATGATCCTGACGGCCATTACCGGCCTTGTCCTTCGTCGCGGCGGGCGGATTTATACCACCCGGTGGTATCTGCAAGCGCTTCGAGTCATGAGTATCGCGCCCTTCCTCGCGGTGCTGACCGGCTGGTTCGTCACCGAAACCGGGCGCGCGCCCTGGCTGGTCTACGGCGTGATGAACCACGCCGAATCGGTAACGCCATCGCTGACCGGCGGCATGGCTCTGTTCACGCTGATCGGGTACATCATTGTCTACGCCCTAGTGTTTACCGCCGGCGTCTATTACCTGTTCCGTGTGCTGCAAGTCGGGCTGGAAGGCGACGATGCGATCAACGAGGACCATGACCGTCCGATGCGTCCGTTTTCGGCAGCCCACGTGTCGTTCGAATACGAGCCTTATCCGGGCATCGACAGGGATATGGAGCTGACACCGGCAGGCTTGCCGCCCAAGGGCTCGTCTTCTTCCGGCTCTTCAGGATCAACTTCTTCCAAAAAGGGAGGCCAGTAA
- a CDS encoding class I SAM-dependent methyltransferase: MSFYDDRILPHLIDLSCTIGPIMKLRQKLVPMATGEVLEVGMGSGVNLQYYNPDKVSLVWGLEPSEGMRRKAASNVARSPVEVRWLDLPGERIPLDDDSIDTILLTYTLCTIPDWHLALKQMRRVLKPGGKLLFCEHGRAPEPGIRKWQDRITPVWKKVAGGCHLNRPIGKLIEESGFEIETLENLYLDNAPKVAGYIYHGVAVKPV; encoded by the coding sequence ATGTCATTTTACGATGATCGCATCCTACCGCACCTGATCGACCTGTCATGCACCATCGGCCCCATCATGAAACTCCGCCAGAAGCTCGTGCCTATGGCTACTGGCGAAGTGCTCGAGGTAGGCATGGGGTCTGGCGTCAATCTCCAGTACTACAATCCGGACAAGGTCAGTCTCGTTTGGGGCCTGGAACCCTCTGAAGGCATGCGCCGCAAGGCAGCCAGCAACGTGGCCAGATCGCCAGTCGAGGTTCGCTGGCTGGACCTGCCCGGCGAGCGCATTCCTCTGGACGACGACAGCATCGACACCATCCTGCTGACGTACACCCTATGCACGATCCCCGACTGGCACTTGGCCCTGAAGCAAATGCGCCGCGTCCTAAAGCCCGGCGGCAAGCTCCTGTTCTGCGAACACGGCCGCGCGCCGGAGCCGGGCATCCGCAAATGGCAAGATCGCATAACTCCCGTATGGAAGAAGGTCGCTGGCGGCTGCCACCTGAACCGGCCCATTGGCAAGCTCATCGAGGAATCGGGCTTCGAGATCGAAACCCTGGAGAATCTATACCTCGACAACGCACCGAAGGTCGCCGGATACATCTACCACGGCGTCGCGGTAAAGCCGGTTTAG
- a CDS encoding ATP-dependent nuclease — translation MKVSSLILKGFRNFKDCSVNFNASTLLIGANDVGKSNMLYALRILLDKSLSDSDIEPSELDFHIGEAGISQKLEISIIFEDIKEDAVLSILKGSVSDDGKAIFKYAANRSDLSHQIFVGSSFEDLQEVSGRYYLKYINLKYIQSQRDLEQYIRKEKKQLLKISQQALSEAQLKDDEDLLAAIGNDLRDLNNKISNLEYVGSATKDVNDELKKLAHHHANYEVQLDTGAIGVNDFIDKLKLGAVTNGSNVMLGGDGRNNQILLAIWKAKSVIEHDIDHEVVFYVIEEPEAHLHPHQQRKLASYLIEELPGQTIISSHSPQIAVNFKPDSIIRILQKNGVSSAASDGCSDCIADGWEDMSYRMSILPAEAFFSNGVFLVEGPSEVLFYHELARQLHIDLDYENLSILSVDGIAFSVYVGILDALEIPWASRTDNDISKVPRHEKWQYAGINRCLKMADLDPMEHSDKFIGARETIANGLWQQIADKVNPKGIFLSKVDLESDLVGELPEPILEALNKEDESTAVEYLQKEKALRMRSLLKEIRTRLSDLESGELAKPLKKLAEKSRAAL, via the coding sequence TTGAAGGTTTCATCGTTAATCTTGAAAGGTTTTAGAAATTTCAAGGACTGCTCAGTCAACTTTAATGCTAGCACCTTATTGATTGGCGCTAACGATGTTGGTAAGAGCAACATGCTTTATGCGCTACGTATTCTTCTGGATAAGAGTTTGTCAGACTCCGATATAGAGCCGTCGGAACTTGATTTTCACATAGGTGAGGCCGGCATCTCGCAAAAACTCGAAATTTCAATAATATTTGAAGATATAAAAGAAGATGCCGTTCTATCGATATTGAAAGGCAGTGTTAGCGATGATGGAAAGGCAATATTTAAATATGCTGCCAATCGGTCCGACCTAAGCCATCAGATTTTTGTCGGGAGCTCATTCGAAGACCTTCAGGAAGTGTCTGGCCGATACTACCTAAAGTATATTAATCTTAAATACATTCAGTCTCAAAGAGATCTAGAGCAATATATTAGAAAAGAAAAAAAACAACTATTAAAAATTTCCCAACAGGCATTAAGTGAGGCTCAACTAAAAGATGACGAAGATCTTTTAGCAGCTATTGGTAACGATCTTCGTGATCTAAACAATAAGATTTCTAATCTAGAATATGTAGGTTCTGCAACAAAAGATGTAAATGACGAGTTAAAAAAGCTTGCTCATCACCATGCGAACTATGAGGTTCAACTGGATACTGGCGCCATTGGTGTCAACGATTTTATCGACAAACTAAAACTAGGCGCCGTTACTAATGGCTCGAACGTAATGCTGGGAGGCGACGGCAGGAACAACCAAATTCTTTTAGCTATTTGGAAAGCAAAAAGTGTAATTGAGCACGATATTGACCATGAGGTAGTGTTTTATGTAATCGAAGAACCGGAAGCTCATTTGCATCCGCACCAGCAAAGAAAACTCGCAAGTTATCTTATCGAAGAACTGCCCGGTCAAACAATCATATCATCCCACTCGCCACAAATCGCAGTTAACTTTAAACCTGACTCTATCATCAGGATCTTACAGAAAAACGGGGTTTCCTCGGCAGCAAGCGATGGGTGCTCCGATTGTATTGCGGATGGTTGGGAGGATATGAGCTACCGTATGAGCATCCTGCCAGCAGAAGCCTTTTTTTCCAATGGAGTATTCTTAGTCGAAGGCCCCTCCGAAGTTCTTTTCTATCACGAACTCGCTAGGCAATTACACATTGATCTTGATTATGAAAATCTTTCAATTCTCTCGGTTGATGGCATCGCATTTTCAGTCTACGTTGGGATACTAGATGCTCTAGAGATTCCTTGGGCTTCACGAACAGACAATGATATTTCAAAGGTTCCCCGTCACGAAAAATGGCAATATGCTGGCATTAATCGCTGCCTAAAAATGGCTGATCTTGATCCGATGGAACACAGCGATAAATTTATTGGTGCGAGGGAAACTATCGCTAATGGCCTCTGGCAACAAATAGCAGATAAAGTAAATCCTAAAGGTATTTTCCTATCGAAAGTAGATTTGGAGTCAGACCTTGTCGGCGAGCTACCAGAACCTATCCTAGAGGCTCTGAATAAAGAAGACGAATCTACTGCAGTTGAATATCTCCAAAAGGAAAAAGCTCTTCGTATGCGAAGTCTGTTAAAGGAGATTAGGACAAGGCTAAGTGACTTAGAATCGGGAGAGCTCGCAAAACCTCTTAAGAAGCTGGCTGAGAAAAGCAGGGCCGCCTTATGA